In Notamacropus eugenii isolate mMacEug1 chromosome 1, mMacEug1.pri_v2, whole genome shotgun sequence, one genomic interval encodes:
- the MC3R gene encoding melanocortin receptor 3, protein MNATGSPLSSQNLLLKGTEEVNSTFLFNNQSSPGFCEQVFIKSEIFLTLGIISLLENILVILAVLKNGNLHSPMYFFLCSLAVADMLVSVSNALETVMIVLLTNDYLTFDDQLIQYMDNVFDSMICISLVASICNLLVIAIDRYITIFYALRYHSIMTVKKAITLIGAIWVCCFICGIMFIIYSESKTVIVCLVTMFFAMLLLMATLYMHMFLFARLHVKRIAALPADGVMHQHTCMKGAVTITILLGVFIFCWAPFFLHLILIITCPTNPHCICYTSHFNIYLVLIMCNSVIDPLIYAFRSLEMRKTFKEIVCCCSGISSG, encoded by the coding sequence ATGAATGCTACCGGCTCCCCACTCTCTTCTCAGAATCTGCTGTTAAAAGGTACAGAGGAAGTCAATTCCACCTTCCTCTTCAACAACCAGAGCAGCCCTGGATTCTGCGAGCAGGTCTTCATCAAGTCagagatctttctgactctgggaaTCATCAGTCTCCTGGAAAACATCCTTGTCATCTTGGCTGTGTTGAAGAATGGAAATCTGCACTCCCCTATGTACTTTTTCCTCTGCAGCCTCGCAGTGGCAGACATGCTGGTGAGTGTGTCCAATGCTCTGGAGACAGTGATGATTGTCCTCCTCACCAACGACTACCTGACCTTTGATGACCAGCTCATTCAATATATGGACAATGTCTTTGACTCTATGATCTGCATTTCCCTGGTTGCCTCCATCTGCAATCTCCTGGTCATTGCCATTGATAGATACATCACCATTTTTTATGCCCTGCGTTACCACAGCATTATGACAGTGAAAAAAGCCATCACCTTGATTGGGGCTATCTGGGTCTGTTGTTTCATCTGTGGCATCATGTTCATCATCTACTCTGAGAGCAAGACTGTCATCGTGTGCCTTGTTACTATGTTTTTCGCCATGCTGCTCCTTATGGCCACCCTCTACATGCACATGTTCCTGTTTGCCCGGCTGCATGTCAAGCGTATTGCGGCGCTGCCAGCGGATGGGGTGATGCACCAACATACCTGCATGAAAGGGGCTGTCACCATCACTATTCTTCTGGGGGTGTTCATTTTTTGCTGGGCACCCTTCTTCCTCCatctcatcctcatcatcacatGCCCTACTAATCCCCACTGCATTTGTTATACATCCCACTTTAACATCTACTTGGTCCTCATCATGTGCAACTCAGTCATTGACCCCCTCATTTATGCTTTCCGAAGCCTCGAAATGCGCAAAACTTTTAAGGAAATAGTCTGTTGTTGCAGTGGCATAAGTTCAGGGTAG